Genomic DNA from Thermobifida alba:
GCACCACCTCCAGGTCCAGCACGTCCGCGAGCGTCTGGTTCAGCAGCGCGTTGGCGACCATGCCGCCGTCCACCTTCAACGAGGTCAACGGGATGCCCGAGTCGCTGTTCATCGCGTCCACCACCTCGCGGGTCTGCCACGCGGTGGCCTCCAGCACCGCACGGGCCAGGTGTGCCCTGGTCACGTAGGACGTCAACCCGGCGATGACCCCGCGGGCGTCGCTGCGCCAGTGCGGCGCGAACAACCCGGAGAACGCGGGCACGATGTAGCAGCCGCCGTTGTCGGCGACACCGGCCGCCAACTCCTCGATCTCCGCGGCGTGCGAGATCATCCCCAGGTTGTCGCGCAGCCACTGCACCAGGGACCCCGCCATCGCGATGGACCCCTCCAGCGCGTACACCGCCGGCTGGTCGCCGATCCGGTAGCCCACCGTGGTGAGCAGCCCGTTGGCGGAGACCACCGGCTCGGTGCCGGTGTTGAGCACCAGGAACGCGCCCGTGCCGTAGGTGCCCTTGACGTCCCCGGGGGCGAAGCAGGTCTGCCCGAACAGCGCGGCGTGCTGGTCGCCCAGCGCCGCCGCCACCGGCACCCCCTCCAACGGTCCGCGGGCCGTGCCGTACACCTCGGAACTGGACCGGATCTCGGGCAGCACCGCCGCGGGGATCCCCATCGCGTCCAGGATCTGTGCGTCCCAGTCCAGCGTGCGCAGGTTCATCAGCATGGTGCGGCTGGCGTTGGTGACGTCGGTGACGTGCCGCCCGGTGAGCTTCCACACCAGCCAGGCGTCCACCGTGCCGAACAGCACCTCGCCGCGTTCGGCGCGGTCGCGCAGCCCTGGCACCTCGTCCAGCAGCCAGCGCAGCTTCGGCCCGGAGAAGTAGGTGGCCAGCGGCAGCCCGCACCGCTCCCGGAACCGGTCCTGGCCCTCCTGCCCGCCGAGGACGTCCAGCAGCCGGTCGGTGCGGGTGTCCTGCCACACGATCGCGTGGTGCACCGGCTCACCGGTCCGGCGGTCCCACACCACGGTGGTCTCCCGCTGGTTGGTGATGCCGACCGCGGCCAACCGGTCCGGCGTCAGCCCGCCCGCCGCGAGCGCCTCCTCGACCACCGCGACCACGTTCGCCCAGATCTCCGCGGCGTCGTGCTCCACCCACCCGGGGCGGGGAAAGATCTGGCGGTGCTCGCGCTGCCCCACCGAGACGACGTTTCCGTGCCGGTCGAAGACGATGCAGCGGCTCGACGTGGTGCCCTGGTCGATCGCCGCCACGTACTGTTCGGTCACCGGACCCCGCCCTTCCGTTCCGCGCGTTCCACGGTCGCTCCTGACGTTAGCGGGATCACACCCGTTCCGGGGACCCGACCGTCCGCGAACCGCGCGGCCCAACCGGCGAAGCGGATCTCCCCGCGGCCCTCCTCCACGTCTCGGGGGTCCTCCCGCCGTGTTCGTCGGGCCACCGGGCGGAGCCGGGTCCCGCCGCCGGGAACGCGATGTCCACGTCGGACAGGCGCCTCCAGCTCCTCGCTCCCGCCTGCCGGACCAGCCCGTGGACCGCGCGGGGTGCGGGTCGGCCCCGGAGCCGGTGGCGTTCCGGCCCGCGGGGGCGCGGCACGCTCCCCGGGCTCCACCGCGTCGGCGCTGCCCGGGCAGGGAAGCGGGCCAGGAGCGCGCGGCGTCCTCCGCGCCGCCGCCACCCCCGCCCCCCGGCAGCGCGTCCGCGACCACGGGCACCGCCGCCGGGAGCGGGAGCCGCGGGGACCGCCCGCCCCGAGCCCCACCGGAGAACACCCTCCCGACCGTCCGGAAACGGCCGGCGGGAACACGGAACCGCGGCCGCCCCGGCAGCGATCAGCCCAGGGCCAGCCCCACCGTGAACAGCACCCCGAACGCCATCTGCAACCGCCCCGTCTCACCCAGGCCGCGCACCAGGTCCGGTCCGGTCTCGCCGCGCAGCACCCGCGCGCACGGACGCACCGCCAACGGCGCGGACAGCACCGCCAGCAGCACCCACCACGCCCCCACCGCCGTGGCCAGCGCCGCGACGAACGCGCCCGCGACGCATCCGACGAACAGCAGCCGCGCCCCGCGGTCGCCCAGCACCACCGCCAGGGTCCGCTTGCCGCTCACCGCGTCGGTGGGCAGGTCCCGGATGTTGTTGACGACCAGCATCGCGCACGACAGCAGCCCCACCGCGACAGCCGCCGCCCAGCCCCGCCACGGCACCGTGCCCGCCTGCACGAAAACCGTCCCGGCCACCGCCACCAGGCCGAAGAACACGAACACCGACACCTCGCCCAGCGCCCGGTAGCCGTACGGGGTGCGCCCCCCGGTGTAGAACCAGGCCGCGGCGATCGCGACCGCGCCCACCAGCAGCAGCCACCACGAGGACACCGCCACCAGCACCAGGCCGACGACCGCGGCCACCGCGAAGCACACCCACGCCGCGGCGAACACCTGCCGGGGCGCGGCCAGCCGCGTCGCGGTCAACCGCAGCGGCCCCACCCGGTTCTCGTCGGTGCCGCGCACCCCGTCGCTGTAGTCGTTGGCGTAGTTCACCCCCACCTGCAACGCCACCGCCACCAGCAACGCCAGCAGTGCCTTCCACCACACGGCGGCTTCCAGACCGAAGGCGACTCCGGTCCCCACCGCCACCGGGACGACCGAGTTCGGCAGGGTGCGCGGACGGGCCCCCGCCACCCACTGGCTCACCGTGGCCACGTGTCGGCCTCACTTCCCCCACCCCGTCCGCCACCGCGAACGGGAACCACCGGTCCGTTTTCTCGGTTTTCCACCGTATCGCCCGTCCGCTGCCGCCCAGGTCAGCGACTGATGGCCGCGTGCAACCGCACCATGGGCACCACACCCCCCAGGTCCAGCTCCCGGCGCGCCCCGTCCACCGCCCACCCCGCCCGCTCCACGAACGAACGCAGCACGTTGTCGCGCTCCAACGTCCACACGTACACCGCCTGGAAACCGTCGTCGAGCAGGTGGTCCACCACCGCGTGCAGCAGGCGGCTGCCGTGCCCGCGCCGCACGAACCCCGGAGCCACGTGCAGCGCGTAGATCTCCGCGTCGGTCCCCGGCCACCGGTCCGGGTCCTGCGCCGGACCCATCGCCGCGAACCCCGCCACCTCCCCCTCGTCGGTGGCCACCAGCAGCCGGTGCCGCGACGTCGGCGGCGAGGACACCGCGGCCCGCCACCGCGCCACGAACTCCGCACGGGCCTCCTGCCCGGACAACTCCGCCAACACCGCACCGGGAAGCACCTCCCGGTACATCTCCCGCCACGCCGCCACCTGGACGTCCACGATCGCTTCGACGTCCCCGGCACGGGCGGGCCGGACAAAACGCTGGGTCGACACGGCAGGGCCCCTCAATCGCTCAACGCTGCGGACAACGCGCCCATCGTCCCAGGAACCACCGCGACCCGAGAACAGCGCACCCCGCCCGACCCCGAGAAGGACCCCCCGAAAGCCCTGAGAATCCCCCGAAAATTCGACCCGGGACTGCAAACGGGCCGCCCCGGCGTGGGAGCATTCAGGTCGTGAGCATCATCCTGAGAGTCATCGTCAACGCCATCGCACTGTGGGCCGCGGTGCTCCTGGTCGACGGGATCGAGGTCACCACCGACGACACGGTCACCATGATCCTGACCTACCTGGGCATCGGCGCGCTCTTCGGCGTCGTCAACGCCGTCATCAAACCGATCGTCAAGACGGTCGGCTGCATCTTCTACATCGTCACCCTCGGCCTCGTCGCCCTCGTCGTCAACGCCCTGCTGCTGTGGCTCACCGGATGGCTGGCCGGAGCCCTGGGCATCCCCTTCGCCATCGACGGCTTCTGGGCGGCGTTCTGGGGCTCCATCATCGTCGCCGTCGTCAGCTGGCTGCTCAGCCTGTTCGTCGGCGGAGACGACGACTGACCACACGCCGACCACCCGCCCCCGCGGACCGGAGCGCGCCACAGCCCTCCCCGAACGGGGAGGTTGGCGCGCTCTGTCCAGCTTTCGCGGTACCGTTTGCAGCATGGTAGGCAGTACTACGCCGAACGCGCCCTTCGGCCAGATGTTGACCGCGATGATCACCCCCATGCACGACAACGGGGAAGTCGACTACGACGGGGTGGCCCGCCTCGCGGCCTACCTGGTCGACGAGCAGCGCAACGACGGCCTCGTCGTCAACGGAACCACCGGCGAGTCCGCCACCACCAGCGACGAGGAGAAGGAACGCATCCTGCGCACCGTCGTCGAGACCGTCGGCGACCGTGCGACCATCGTCGCCGGAGCGGGCACCAACAACACACGGCACAGCATCGAACTGGCCCGGACCGCCGAACGCGCCGGGGCCGACGGCCTGCTGCTCGTCACCCCCTACTACAACCGGCCGCCCCAGGAGGGCCTGCTGCGGCACTTCACCGCCATCGCCGACGCCACCGGACTGCCGGTCATGCTCTACGACATCCCCGGCCGCACCGGCATCCCCATCGCCTCCGAAACCCTGGTCCGGCTCGCCGAGCACCCCCGCATCGTCGCCAACAAGGACGCCAAGGACGACCTCGGCGCCAGCTCCTGGGTGATGGAACGCACCGACCTCGCCTACTACTGCGGCACCGACATGCTCAACCTGCCGATGCTGTCCATCGGGGCCGCCGGATTCGTCAGCGTGGTCGGCCACATCGTCGGCGCCGACCTGCGCGACATGATCGACGCCTACCGCTCCGGCGACGTCGCCCGGGCCCTCGCCATCCACCGCCGCCTCACCCCCGTCTACACCGGCATGTTCCGCACCCAGGGCGTCATCACCACCAAGGCGGTGCTCAACATGTTCGGCCTGCCCGGCGGAGCGGTACGCACCCCCCTGGCCGACGCCTCCCCCGAACTGCAGGCGCTGCTGCGCGAGGACCTCGCCGCGGCCGGAGTGAAGGGCCCCATCGGGCTCGCCCCCCACCAGGCCGTCCCGGCCAGCGCCGTAGGAGTGGAACGACTCACGGAGGGATCGGCATGAGCCACCCGCACCCCGAACTCGGACCGCCGCCGCCGCTGCCCCGCGACGCCCTGCGGATCATCCCCCTGGGCGGACTGGGGGAGATCGGCCGCAACATGACCGTCCTCGAATACGACGGGAAACTGCTCATCATCGACTGCGGCGTGCTCTTCCCCGAGGAGGAGCAGCCCGGCGTCGACCTGATCCTCCCCGACTTCGAACACCTCCGGGGCCGCCTCGACGACGTCGAGGCCATCGTGCTCACCCACGGCCACGAGGACCACATCGGCGGAGTCCCGTTCCTGCTGCGCGAA
This window encodes:
- a CDS encoding phage holin family protein, translating into MSIILRVIVNAIALWAAVLLVDGIEVTTDDTVTMILTYLGIGALFGVVNAVIKPIVKTVGCIFYIVTLGLVALVVNALLLWLTGWLAGALGIPFAIDGFWAAFWGSIIVAVVSWLLSLFVGGDDD
- the dapA gene encoding 4-hydroxy-tetrahydrodipicolinate synthase, which translates into the protein MVGSTTPNAPFGQMLTAMITPMHDNGEVDYDGVARLAAYLVDEQRNDGLVVNGTTGESATTSDEEKERILRTVVETVGDRATIVAGAGTNNTRHSIELARTAERAGADGLLLVTPYYNRPPQEGLLRHFTAIADATGLPVMLYDIPGRTGIPIASETLVRLAEHPRIVANKDAKDDLGASSWVMERTDLAYYCGTDMLNLPMLSIGAAGFVSVVGHIVGADLRDMIDAYRSGDVARALAIHRRLTPVYTGMFRTQGVITTKAVLNMFGLPGGAVRTPLADASPELQALLREDLAAAGVKGPIGLAPHQAVPASAVGVERLTEGSA
- a CDS encoding GNAT family N-acetyltransferase, whose translation is MSTQRFVRPARAGDVEAIVDVQVAAWREMYREVLPGAVLAELSGQEARAEFVARWRAAVSSPPTSRHRLLVATDEGEVAGFAAMGPAQDPDRWPGTDAEIYALHVAPGFVRRGHGSRLLHAVVDHLLDDGFQAVYVWTLERDNVLRSFVERAGWAVDGARRELDLGGVVPMVRLHAAISR
- a CDS encoding 1,4-dihydroxy-2-naphthoate polyprenyltransferase, with the protein product MATVSQWVAGARPRTLPNSVVPVAVGTGVAFGLEAAVWWKALLALLVAVALQVGVNYANDYSDGVRGTDENRVGPLRLTATRLAAPRQVFAAAWVCFAVAAVVGLVLVAVSSWWLLLVGAVAIAAAWFYTGGRTPYGYRALGEVSVFVFFGLVAVAGTVFVQAGTVPWRGWAAAVAVGLLSCAMLVVNNIRDLPTDAVSGKRTLAVVLGDRGARLLFVGCVAGAFVAALATAVGAWWVLLAVLSAPLAVRPCARVLRGETGPDLVRGLGETGRLQMAFGVLFTVGLALG
- the glpK gene encoding glycerol kinase GlpK → MTEQYVAAIDQGTTSSRCIVFDRHGNVVSVGQREHRQIFPRPGWVEHDAAEIWANVVAVVEEALAAGGLTPDRLAAVGITNQRETTVVWDRRTGEPVHHAIVWQDTRTDRLLDVLGGQEGQDRFRERCGLPLATYFSGPKLRWLLDEVPGLRDRAERGEVLFGTVDAWLVWKLTGRHVTDVTNASRTMLMNLRTLDWDAQILDAMGIPAAVLPEIRSSSEVYGTARGPLEGVPVAAALGDQHAALFGQTCFAPGDVKGTYGTGAFLVLNTGTEPVVSANGLLTTVGYRIGDQPAVYALEGSIAMAGSLVQWLRDNLGMISHAAEIEELAAGVADNGGCYIVPAFSGLFAPHWRSDARGVIAGLTSYVTRAHLARAVLEATAWQTREVVDAMNSDSGIPLTSLKVDGGMVANALLNQTLADVLDLEVVRPVVAETTCLGAAYAAGLAVGYWPDLDSLRANWKRDAAWTPQIDPGTRDREYRNWTKAVRRTFGWVESGEGRE